TAGCGAAGTGGCGCACCAGCGCGGACAGGCGCGGCGCACCGTCCGTCCCGAGGACCTGGAGCCAGCCATCGGCCTGGCCTTCCCGCGTTTCGATGGACCCATCCGCGCGCGTGATCGCCCAGCGATCGCCGGCGACCTGCGCAATGCGCGCGGCGGGCGCGCTATCCACGTGCGGCGCGGCCAGGCCCGGCGCGGAGGCGCGAAGGGCCAGTTCTGTGACCTCGAGGGTTTCCGGATGCTCATTGACGATCCGGTGGGTCAGACGGACCCACGGCAGGCCCGCGAAGGTCGTGGCGCGGATGACGAAGCGGCCGAAGTCCGTCGTCTCGCCCTGAAGACGGCCCCGGGCCTCCAGCTCGCGGTGCACCGGGCTTTCTTCGAGGATTGCCATGGTTTCCACGTGGTAGGCGACGGATTCGCCGTTGATCCGCGCGGTGGCGCCGAGCGTTTCAACACGATTTGGGCCATTTTCGATAGAAGCCGCAAACGTTTCGCCGGGCCCGGCGAAGGAAAGGCGCGCACCCCCGGCGGACGGCGCGGGTGGCGCGTTGTCTGGGTCGATGTCGAGTTGGAGCGCGCGGGCGCCGGGCGGCAGGATCGCGGTGACGCGCGCGAAACGCACGCTGCCATCGGGCCAGTGGCTCATGGCGCTGGCGTGCAGCGGAATGGGGCCGCCGCCGGGCGTGGCGAGGCGCACCGCCGCCGGATCGCGCAGCGCGCCCGGGGGAAAGGGAAGCCCGCATTGGAGCGGGAGCGGCTGATCGGTTTCGGGCGCGTGGCGTACGTCCAGGGTCACCGGAAACGCGACAGGCTTCCCCTGCGCCTGCGGGAGCGGCCAGCGATCGCCATGTTCCGCGCGCGCGATATCCACGGACGGCATCTGCCGGGGCGGCGCGGCGGTATCGCCCGATGTAAGGACGGCGTCGCCCACGTAGAAATGCGTCATGAACTTCCAGGGGTCGGCGTCCGTGATGTTGTCGGTCGTTCCGATGTAGCGGTGGTCGCCGTCGAGGCGCTCCATGCTGCCCGCTTCGTCGGCCAGGCGAAACGCGATGCGCACAGTGTCGCCCGGCGCGATGGTTGGCGGGAGATCCACCGAGAAACGCGATGGCGCGGTGATATCGGCCGAATCGGCGACATCCTCGCGCCAGACCGTCTCGCCGTTGATGTGGAGCTCCTTGAAGCGGTGGCCGCGCAGGTTGATCTGGCCCAGCCAATCCTCCGTAAGCGGGTCGCGGGTGGCGTCGTAGTCGTCGGTGGCGTAAAAGTGAAGGCGCAGGGGCGGGGTCCATTCCGCCGGAATGGTCACCTCGCGTTCGGCGGTCGCGGCATGGCCCTTCTCCGAGACGTCCCAGGGATGGTGCAGCACGAGCAGCGCGCGGCGGTCCGCCCAGGCCTCGAACTTGCCGGACTGCGAGAGAGACCACGTATCCGGCGGAAGCAGAAGGCTTTCGGCGGACGCGGGGGTGGTGTGCGCGGCGAGCAGGGACAGCAGCGGCGCGAGGGTGATCGCGCGAAGAAGCGGATTCATTCTGGGGCCTCCGGTAGGGGGTGATCAGCGGTGTCCGGACAGTATAGCGCACCCACGGGCGGCGCACTTGTTGATTGGCGTCCGCTTCGCGAACGTCACAGACAGGAATGTCTGTGTCCCTCGATGCTCACGAGTGATAACGCTTTGGCCGTACGAAGCGGCGCCAGCCTTATATTGTCATGCCGTGATCTTGCGACGAGAGTGCGCAAATGCCGGGAGCGCAGGGCGAAGACGCCTGCCATACAGGTCTGGCGACCCGGATTGTCGTCGCTGGATCCAGATCTTCATTCGTACCACTATCCGTCGATTTCTTGTATCTTGGCGCGTTTTTTGGAAAGTCACGCGGTAATCCATTCATAAAAATCGGGTTAAATAGCCGAAACGCGGGTTCGAATTTCGGCCCCATTTATCGGCGATATATTGAGAAAACGCCCCGAAGGGGCACGGCAGCTTCGAGCCCCGGGCAACGCCCGGGGTTAACGGAATAGGTTTCCTGTAAGCCCTGAAAGGGCAGCGCAGTTCAGCGCAGGAGCAAGAACTCCGCCGCCCTTTCAGGGCGAATTAAAACTGCACCACGCTTCCCCTGGGCGTTGCCCAGGGCTCGAAGCTGCGCTGGCCCTTCGGGCCGGAAGAGCGGGAATCCCGAGTTCAATACATTCATCATCGAGGCGCCCTGAACCACCATACAATTCGCGTTCATTCGTGTTCATTCGCGGTTCAAATCTATTCGAATGCGGCCAACGGCTGCCCCGTGTGTGATTATGGATCTATGCCGCGCCAGTCCCCTCTTCGTCGCGGAACCGCGTGAGGATAAACCAGGTGGTGATAATCGCGGATACGGTAAAGATGCCGTGCACGAGGATAAGCGAGGAATGGGTGGTGAGGATGGCCGTGAGTCGCCCGACGCCCTCCTCGGGGAAGAACAGATCCTTGTGGATGAACGAGCGCGCGCAGCCGGAGAGGTAGCAGGCCCAGAGAACGAGCAGGTAGAGCCGGACGACCGGGCGCGGCCCGTACATGAGCCGGTAGACGAGGAAGCCGACGATGGCGCTCGACACCGCCAGGATGATCTGCTGGCCGGCGTAGGATAGCCTGTAGCCGAACTCGCTGGTCGTGTTGAGATCGCGCACGTAGTCGAGCACGGTGTGGTAGACCGTCAGCGTGATTGCGGCCTGCCAGGCGGCGTGCTGGGAGAAGAGGCCCAGGATGATAGTGACCGCTCCGAAGGTGACAAAACCGAAGAGCATGGTCAGGATGATGCGCAGGCTCCAGGCGCCGAATCCGGTCGCCTCGCGGAAGCCCTCGGGCAGCAGGCCGAAAACGAGCCCGCGCCCGTAGAAGGTGAAGAGGACGAAGGCCAGGAAGAGCGCGAAGGGCGCCCACGACGCGGGCGGCGTTTCGCCGGTCTGGCCGGCGGTCTGAAGGCGCTCGCGGTTGAGCCACGCGCACCAGCCCAGGGCCGCGCCGAAGAGGAAGCCGAAGGAGAACTCCATCATCTTCCACCAGCCGACCCAGCGCATTTCGGGCGGGCCGAAGGCGAGCCAGAGGCAGCCGCCGCCGAAGCCGATGCCGCCGCC
The genomic region above belongs to Candidatus Hydrogenedentota bacterium and contains:
- a CDS encoding glycoside hydrolase family 127 protein → MNPLLRAITLAPLLSLLAAHTTPASAESLLLPPDTWSLSQSGKFEAWADRRALLVLHHPWDVSEKGHAATAEREVTIPAEWTPPLRLHFYATDDYDATRDPLTEDWLGQINLRGHRFKELHINGETVWREDVADSADITAPSRFSVDLPPTIAPGDTVRIAFRLADEAGSMERLDGDHRYIGTTDNITDADPWKFMTHFYVGDAVLTSGDTAAPPRQMPSVDIARAEHGDRWPLPQAQGKPVAFPVTLDVRHAPETDQPLPLQCGLPFPPGALRDPAAVRLATPGGGPIPLHASAMSHWPDGSVRFARVTAILPPGARALQLDIDPDNAPPAPSAGGARLSFAGPGETFAASIENGPNRVETLGATARINGESVAYHVETMAILEESPVHRELEARGRLQGETTDFGRFVIRATTFAGLPWVRLTHRIVNEHPETLEVTELALRASAPGLAAPHVDSAPAARIAQVAGDRWAITRADGSIETREGQADGWLQVLGTDGAPRLSALVRHFASQHPIALGVNNEGFMIELFAPTDPEPAYRPHEGEAKRHEVWLALWDAGDATAAARDGIDWATHPPGLFDADYFCATGAFGGAAPHDETRFPELTAFMKQTYGEIPASMFYTTGIRHFGDHPYSADEGTWRNGYYDVQQGLFSEYLMTGDARWFDHLEAAVRHIMDVDICHASAEHPKWIGSLRGYFNPDHSTGGPWNPTQRTKGMLNYWRLTGDQDARDAALGVADSAAAAGRAIGSVSVRDHAGVLYGLVAAYDETRDPKYRDAARALAHDAMKRIDPRRGTYPEIHGNVSYRGNVPWMVAQLMEPMYDYYRLTGDVDAAAAAVAMAESILAENRTRGVDGDVYGYSHNPHFQKNSGYHVLIAPAILYAYELTGDAEFLKQGRAMYRQTIAEGTVNSVMNCYWNTHTLLYYLDWYAEA